The nucleotide sequence GGTGGTATGATGGGTACGTTCTCTTTTCACCAGGTCAATCACATCATGGAATGAACTAACCTTTGTTTTCTTAGTCCAATACTTTCTACCATCCAAGATGTTACAATTGGGTGACAAAATCACTAATTTTCAGAAATTGAATTGAGAACCTCTATATAAGGTATGGGAGATATTTAATGGAAAGCTCATGTAATGTACCTACCACAAGGTCCCTGATAAGATGCTTATCCAAATCTTCTACCGGGCTTTGGATCAACTAAACAAAATCGTGGTAGGTAAAGCGGTCGGGGGTTCACTTGTGaagttgtcttataatgtagcTAAAAACTTGCATGAGAAAGTCACAAAACAAAATTGGGGATGGAATACTCGAGATATCGAGGTAGTAAAAAGGTCTCCTACCACCTCCTATGTtgataaagagaaaagaaagagagatgaAGAGAGGAAGGAAAACATGGAAAAAATGATGACATAATTGGAGCTGCTAACGAAacatgtgatgggtgcacccacACGGTGAATGTAGTAGCATCCAAGGGATATATGAAGAAAATACCAAGAGGCTTGATGAAGAAATTAGGTATTTAGCTAACTATCCGGTGGGTTCCCTCCCGTCTTGttaaaggcaaggtgggaaccaaggttggatggaTCATGAAAAAGATTGGGATTGGCGTGATCGTGAAAGATATCATGATTAGAGAGACAAAAAAAGGGAATATGATCGATATGTGCCTCCCCATGACTGGGTAAAGGGTAAAGAGTCCAATTTCTTTGATCTTGGAAAATTCAAGACCAAAGATGTGTTAGAAAGGATCTTGATGAGAGCGAAGGGAATGGACAAGATGGTCTAGTAATTGAAAGGTGGATTTTCACAAATCAACCAAATATTTGTATCACACTTCTCctcaatcaaatagttggagaTTCAAATCGGCCAAATCTTCACCCTACTTAATGCTAGACAAAAAGGAGGCTTTCCTAGTGATACCGTTGTGAACCCAAAAAATAATGCCAAGTATTAGCGATCGTCACTAAGAGTGGCAAAGATCTATGTGATCTTGTGGTGGATGTTGAAAAAGGACAAATGGTGAGCaaataaatatgaagaagaagaatgtaaATGATTCAAATAAGGAAGCTCCGAAGTCTAAAGGAGGGAATGAAAAAGAACCAATGGTAAGTAAGGAAATGGTTGATAAAGAAGGAGATCCGAAGGTGGTTGAGAATGATGAATTCCAAAGTTATCCGTTACCTACCATGAAGGTTCCCCCTTCATTCCCTCAAAAGCTAAAAAAGAAAGAGTACAATGCCAAATTCAAGATGTTCCTTTCTAAGCTTAGCAATCTATCAATTAATATCCCATTGTTAGAAGCCATTCAAGAGATTTTGGGATATGCTAAGCTTATGAAGAAGTTGGTATCAAAGAAATATCTTATTGATGGTAAAACTATACAAAGTACTGATGGGTGTAGCGCTATCATGACTAGCACTATAGAAGAGAATAAAGAGGAGCCTGGGGCCTTTACAATACCTTGCACTATAGGTAGACATAAGTTTGAAAGAGCCTTGTatgaccttggtgcaagcatcaatctcatgccCTATGTAATCTATCAAAAACTTCGGTTGGGCACTCCTACTCCAACAACAACGAGGCTATTGAGCAGACTGGTCTATCAATAGACCGATTGGagttttgtttgatattttggtAAAGGTGGACCGCTTTATTCTTCCAACAGACTTCattgttcttgattgtgagatAGACCAAGATATACCTATTATCCTTGGACGACGTTTCCTAGCAATCCGAAGAGCTATTGTTGATATGGAGTTAGGAGAAATAAACTTTTGGGTCCAAGATAATGATGTGTCCTTTCAAGTATACAAGACCAAGATACAATACATAGAACTACAAGTGGTGTCTGTCATTGATTTAGTAGGCATAAAGGTGAATGATGGGTCCCTTGAGGATCAaacttaaaaagataaaaaatattgtgCTGCGACAATAAATTAGGCACTAGGTGGGAGGCAGCCCACCAATGCCAtgaaagtggctcgtatcctttatttttttattagtagaGTAGATTTAATTTTGTGTGTGTTTGATTCATGAAATTGTGGTACTATGAAGTGttttgaatgagttagaaaagGGAAAGTGTGGTGCATTTGACTAGTGGACTAAATAGGGGaaaacaaagaattaaatttGGTCTCTATTACTGTGATCTACGTATGCGTGTCACCACAATCGCGAAAGTCGTGTGACCGTGATTGCATAACTTAGACCGTGATCGCGGTCAAGTTGGTTTAAAAATTGAACAGTCACCCATTCCCCCCACACTTATTtctaattttctctcaaattgaaACTAATATTACCTAAGTTTTGGGCATCCAAATTATGCATCAACATCCTCTTGCATCCCTCAATCTGATATGTGATTCAAacaccatatttatgtgtattTGTAGGTTTAGAGACCATATTGTAGGGATGGCCTAAAATGGTACTTTGAATGctaaatatttgtttgaatatGATTGCTTGGTGTGTTGAGCTATTGTTATGGTGTGCACATAGTTGGGGAAGCCTTGAGTATGCAAATTTGCTTAAATTTCACAGAAATAGTtgtgctcaccaagtgcttgattaAATTCCCAAATGAGTTCCATGTTAGTTTTTCCATGTTCCAAGGGCATAATCAAGGACCTAGGAACCAAGTTATTTTCAATTAATGAATGTTTTTTCTTTGGAATACAATGTGTCATTCAATGGGcaatttgagttttgaaaaatttGGTCCGGCCTTGCCTCAGATACCACAATTGCGGTCATTGGATCACGATAGCGGCATAATAATCGCAGTCTAGTGGCCTGCGTTCTCCATACCTGAGGCTATTTTTTAGCCTGGACCAAAAATCTGCTAAGTCTATTTCGAGCCCAAAAAGAGCTAAGGTGCCACTTCTTGAGCTTAATTGGACAACATAACATAGTTTTTGCATAAAAATGTTAATGATGAGTGTTGTTGTGTTGTTCTCAGGTTTTCAATTCTCAACATGGAAGAATATGATCAAACCCAATTCATGTCCCCCGAATGCCAAAATCAATATTAAGCTGACCTCCCAAAAACTAAATTTCCCTCCCCAAAACTAAATTGCTACTAGAGAGAGGCATTTGCTTAGATAAGGTGCCGGAGAAGATCTTAGCATTTCATGCCCTCTTGGTAGCCACCTCAAGCAAACGAGCATTGGGTAAGGGAATTCTACACTAAACTTTGTGTAGTATCTTTCTCCAAACTAGTTATGTGGATCGGAGGGAATAATGTGCACTTTGGGGTTGAGCAAATTAAAGATCTATATGGGTTGTTGAATGAGGACATAGGCTAAGAGGGGTATACTAATGAATGATTTTACAGTAGAGGCAAGGATATAGCTGAACATCATTTGTAGCAGGGTTTCTCCCTGCACACACATAACTGTCGTTCCAGATATGCGAGCCTAGATGGTTGCCTGAATAGTAGGATATATTCTTTTGAATATTGGTCGACTTGTGATATCAAACATGAATCATTTCAAGATCAATGGTGGTACGCTCCTCTTATTCCCTTCTTTAATTACTGAGCTGTACAGGAAAGTCAGAGTTAAGGAATACCTCAAAAACACTTGGGTGCGCCCAAGCACCCCTATTTATCCTCTTAAGATTCGGGGTGAGGAAGCATCGAGCAAGATCAAGAAGAGGAAGATCTATTTGGGCAATTTGATATATGAGGATACAGAGACTTGCAGGACATCCACAATCGGTCCCTTTGATGAGATCTCAATTGATTTAAGAGAAATAAGGGAGCTTACGACGGGGTTTCCTCAGAGGCTAGGAGAGCCTTCCACCACCCAAAATTTCTATTTGGCTTAGTTTGATTATGAGAGATACCTGGATGATCAAAGGACTTAGGGAGCTATTCAAATACATAGGCTTTGAGCAATGAGTAAAATTTCCTTATTTGATGTCTCTGAGCTAGGTACGCCTAggggcatgagtcgtaccctttgtaTATGAGTTATTTCTTTGTATCCCTCCCCTATCATGCCATAGAAAGTATGGTGAGGGTCATTCACTATCCTAGGTACAAGTGAGCCTCCAACAAATAGTACCTTAAGGTACAAGTCATACCAAGACCAATCCTATATAGTAAAGTCTTAGCTTGGAGTGGACGAGTTTTTTGAATGGTTGATGGATACGGTTTAGGgcacgagtcataccctttgaATATGACTAAATAGTGTGTAGTCGTACCTAAACCAGTGTAGGTGACCTAGGAGgagcctagggtatgatttagggcaccactcataccctagggtacggtttctTAAGTGAGTCGTACCTTTACACGGGCTCATTTTCTAGGTTTAATTTGAGGACCGTTTGGATATTTACTACACCAAAAACCCTAATTCCCCTTACTATATAAGTGTTTTCAGCCTCCTAGACATCCATTTTGATTGATCAAAaaccctaaatactctctcaaactcatttgtgaagaattggaggctagggatTCAAGgatgatcttcaagaggcaaagtaaagtcaagactcttggtgaatcaagttatctaaggcatgtaactctttaCCTTGACAAATAACTCTatacccatgtattttacacttggattaataagtgtacatggtgattttgaaatcaaataaaaagggttttgttgcccaATGATGAATAGTGTTGACTTTTGCTTAGACTTGcttttatacatgttattgatgatgatttgcacATGGGGTGCCTGTTGTATATAGTATAATATTTGGGTATTGAGTAACTCTAATCTTGATAATTTCTACCATGAATTTGgtcttgataaaggtatgcacataaggtgtttgtgaaaatgtctaaatgaaatgACTAGTTAAATGTTGATGATGTTGTGAACTAGGGAAAAGGCCCAAtgagtatgaatggttgataaattatatgttaaatatattgtTAGCCACGTAATATGTTAAAATATAGCCATGttggtttgatggctaagaaagggATCCAAGTCCTTAAGCATGAACTTAAATTGTGTGTGGAGCTAAAGTGTGGCTAATAAAGCTTGAATGGCTTGTAAGGTTCTTGATGACTATAATTTGAATTGAATGTTGATTTGAATGAAGGAATTGgtataataaaatagataatcGATGAATACTTCCATGAAGACCTTATAGTCCTTTATGGTGTTGATGTGGGTAAATGGTTTAAGTCCTTAACTGAGAAATGAATACAATGGATGTTAATGCATGAACAAAAAGGGGTTAAAGGTTCAAATGTCTCCTAATAATGGCAATAAAAtaactagtggtttgagtccctagtacGATGAACGGCTTGTGGTTCGATTCCCTTGACCGATGACATGGCTTATGGTTCGAGTCCCTCGCCAAATGAAATGACTAGCGGTTCAAGTCCCTAGTATGATGaatggcttgtggtttgagtcccttgatCGATAATATGTCATGTGGTTCGAGTCTCTCGCCAAATGAAATGACTAGTTATTTGAGTCCCTGGTCAGATGAATGAGTTGTGGTTCGAGACCCTTGCCTTATGAATTttcttgtggtttgagtcccttgatTAATGAGAAATGTTGAATCTATAAATGTGGAAGGTCGGAGTCATTCACCTCATGACATAGGAATGAGTGAAATAAGAATGTTAAGTCTTGTTTTCTTTGTGGCATAATATGAacatattgtgtatgtctatatGTATGATTATGTACTTAAGAATGTGATTGGATATGATGTAATGACTTGGATTTAAATGATAATGTTATTTTATTCTTGTCCTTGAGTtaatgctagcgctccaaccgctaactatcTTCTAACGCTATGTCCCGATATGACATAGGGGCTGAAACATTATCTTCTCTTTCtgcacagtgattaggtgatcaaaACGGTTCATGCATTGACTTTGGAGTAGTGAGCTTTCTTACTTTAGAAGACATTCATTCTTCGTCTCCTATATTTAgatttagtcttattttgacttgatttggctattgtcagggggttgtcccaacatatatatttctaaacatcagtttgtatagaggtattatggatgactgtgTACTTGGGCATATTGGTTAGTTTAATGAATCTAGTGAAGAGTCTAGAcgtgtttaagttatgacttgtagtatgtattttgCTATCTTATCTTTTGGTTGGGATTTTTCTGATCCTTgtgatttatattgatgattaggttgggttatcagggTGAACTCCtgttcatgtgggcttgaggtacCCATATGACATGGCCCAATTTCGGGTCgtgtcaaattggtatcagagcctaagttcatGGTTAGTTGGGTATCCATAAtttcatgtcaagtagagtctctattatgggtgtgaagcatgtcacacttataagggaggggctatgagatattttaggaatgttttcctttcttgtgtctCAATCTCGAGCTCTAGAGTCTAAGATCTTAGATTCTTCTTGTTTTTGTttgctatctttcagatcatgcctctaaggAGATATGAGGTTTAGGAAAATACTTTGGCCCCGACTGAGGGCTCTATGGACGAAGCTCGTCCAACTTTTGGAGTTCATACCTGGGCGAGGGCTATGGCATCTGACTATGTTTGTGGGGTCCCACCTGTCCCCACCAACCTCGACTATGAGAGTGCACTTTCTAGTCCGTCACCTCAAGGGGATGCTACAAATGTCGAGTTTCAtcgctctatcaacctcttgactcaattggtagcttctcaatcaGAGTGTGGTGCTCTGGCTACTatttcttttgaggccacaagaattacccaattcatgaggttgagccCTTCTATGTTTACAGTTATGAAGGTTGAGGAAAATCCTCAAGGCTTcattgataaaatggagaagatcttccgAATCATATGCTTCGGAGGTTGAGGCCATTAAGTTTGCTTCCTAACAATTGAAGGatatggtgtaccaatggtacgaagggTAGGAGTTATCTAGagttgttgatgctagtcccTCCATGACGGAGGATTTCTCTGAGGATTTCTTAGATCTCTTCTTTCTTTaaaagttgagggaagcaaaggcggaagagtttgtgaacttaaagcaagGGAGGATGTCTATTCAAGAGTATTCCtagaaattccatcaattttcaaggtatgctcccaAGATGGTTGTTAACTTGAGAGATAGGATGCATAAGTTTGCCTCGGGATTGTCTcgtgagttagtccttgagagcaAGACAACTTTGTTGATTGAAaatatggacatttctaggttgattgtgtatATGAAACaagtagaagaagagaaaaagaagcaagatTAGTTGAGTGAAAGGCAAGGGAAGAAGtttagacaacaacaacaacaaataatagcacatagtggggtctggagagggaagagtgtacgcagtccataccactacctctaaagaggttgagaggctattttcgatagacctccggctcaagacaaaaaataGTATGAAAGAGAAACAAAAGCATAGAAAAGGATAAACTAACATATGTACGACATCCACAAACATATTTTACATTGCCAAACACAGGACACCAAGTTCAACCTAAATACTGACTGCAACTTAttcacacccttagccctctatcctaattcTATCCCTCCATAACtttctatccagggtcatgtcttcaggcagctgtaactgctccaagTCACgcctaatcacttctctccagcaTTTCTTTGGTCTACCCTACTCCGCTTGAAACCTTCCAAGATCAACCTCTCACATCTATGAACTAgggcatccgcgcccctcctcatcacatgaccaaatcacCTCAACCTCACTTCTTGCATTTTATCCTCTACTGACGTTATTCCCATCTTTtcccgaataatttcattcctaaccctgtcagccctcgaGAATCCATACATCCAATGCTACATCCTCATTTCCtctaccttcaacttttggatatgagaattcttaatcAGCCAACACTCCACTCCCTAAAACATAGCAAGCTGGACTGtaattctatagaatttgcctttaaactTGGGGGGCACCTTTTTATCGCATAAAATTTCCgaagcaagcctccatttcatccaaccttccccaatacggtgagagacatcctcatctatctctccattcccttgaatcatagatccgagatacttaaaactatccctcttgtaaaccgcctgggaatccaacttcactatcACCTTCTCTTGCCTCGaatcactaaacttgcactccaagtactccgtcttggtcctactcaaccgaaaacctttagactccaaggtttgtctccaaaccttcagcttatcattaaccccttgtcgCGACTCCTCAAACAAAACAATATTATCTGCGAAAAgcatacactaaggcacctcgccttgaatattccacgtcaacacatccatcactaaagcaaataaaaatggacttagagttgatccctggtaAAACCCTGTCAAGACCAGGAAAGGCTCAGAATCTCATCCCActgtccttacccgagtcttcgccccctcatacatatccttaatcgctTTGATGTACGCCATCGGGACCCCTCTCTCCTCCAACCATCTTCAAAGAACCTctctagggaccttgtcatacgccttttccaagtcaataaacaccgtgtaaagatccctcttcctctctctgtactgctctaccagtctccgcCCTAGGTGAATTACCTCAATCatggagcgaccaggcataaaaccaaattgattctctgaaatagacacaatctttctcaacctccgctccaccaccctctcccaaatctttatcgtatgactcaacaacttaatactaGTGGAAGTGGTGGTAAGTTTTCTagaaagaagtaggggagttcgaGTTCTTTCTCCTCAGATATTCTTCTTACCTGAGGTCATCAAGTGATCATCGATCTCAGTTTAGGTGTGGGCACTGGGAACAGGGTGCATAGTTCCAGgctagtagtactcagtcagctCCACCCCACCCTCATTACAGATTCTATGGCCAGAGTCatcatggtcagtgtgagaagAGGTGGAACAGAAGTTTTAGTTATAGTTATATCAGGCACATATAGTGTGAGTGTCCCTTTCAAGCAACTCCTTGGGCTAACAGGGCCCGTATTGCTACTCCACCCACTCCTGCACCAAGAGGTACTGACAGCCCCTAAGCGTACACGTAAGTGTaagtggtcttatcaagtagtaaagtggctttaaGAAAGATAaagtatcgatctcacagggacttgcattcgccgcctatctaattctagtctaactaattgagaaaaaataaacaagaagagtgtttgtaattttgtaaataaaataaataatgcataaaaataaaagtcttgggacaatcaatTGATAagaacccagggttaaagcacttcgaacaatcatactatgtgttgaatttcattcgtcaacttgattatcttggttgttgattcgtagggttagttgcatgatcatggtttcccaacctctaatattttacctaatattaacattacaactacatcttTGAGCGTAGATggaataatccaattaagttaattaaagctatcatcctacgtttgaatcaagtaaggcatctaaataCATCCCCatcctagacgctaagttcaattctttattttataaatgaataaaaatccaaactttgtttattcccatgttctatcttcctattccctctgcCGAGATcgaaaggtcgacaatatatgtattttatgggtgatcaatccacaaaataattaaaacaagaataaacaaacaaccaaatatgataagcaaaataaatcaaaattaatccaaaacaatagtaatcatgttcttggctttaaccccgaaaagaggtTTTAGCCTTGAATGGAAACATTAATCATCCAATCCCTTAAAATGatagaaaacataaaaaaaactaaattaaagaatgataaaacccaaaaaaaagttgtggtagcctccattGATATCccaagtgatctagggtgttccaagatgttccaagatgtttaaaacattttttacgacgttatatttatagtagacaagttaTAAACCAAGTTGGATTAGGTTTACACGCTGTTATACTTCAGCTGAGCAAAATTTTCCTGATTTTGGTGCTCCCCACGTCACACTGACATGctaattcacaattgtcaaaaaatctgtcaaatttcaGTAGCTAGTCGCGATTTCAACGCGTCCGGAGCCTTCTTAAATGCCAGTATAGGATACACGAGCCATGAGTAGAAAATTTGGGCCTCTTATGAATCTAGTGATGGTTTGGACTCATCCATTTGCCACCTGTACATTCCACACGCGCTCAATACTTTTCAGGGGTCCGAATTGTGTCCAGATTGCGTCTTGTGCTTCCTTGGTCATTtatgagcctttttgagttgtttccacttgatttgaagcttgaatATCCTTCATATATAATCAGAATACATTCAAAAATCATCCTAAATCTTTAGACACATAAATTAGGAGCTCAAagcaacacaacatcctcaccgatgaactagaaacacgagctaagcataggctaaattcacattgagctttaactcattgttttcactcttttcttgatccaaatgacccttgaacattataactaagttgttttaaatataaatacataataaaaaccttattaacttattaaaacacattagaacccaataCAAGAGattagaaaaacacctagctcaagctagttacattaattttctcggttgaactctaaatgttcaaattgaatcaaaactcatgtgaaaccaccattaaacattgtaaacacctacttggacacataaatgctcatttatatcattatcaatacatatagcataagaatcatcctcaaaatgaggctaaataagctagaatagtagcgctagaatgcataaattcacccaacatcaccaccccacacttaaagccttgttcgtcctcgaacaactcttaactataaacaccatCAGCTGAAGAGATTCcgcacacttctactacatgcaagatactcaagctagcactacaatgactacacgaatgcaagtttctatactatttacataattgaaagctcaagaacactactccaaaacaacCTAGCctaaagaattgactcacctagttggcaaactcatgttTTTTGATCGATCAAggacatcatataaatcacctaAATTTATCAAACACGTGCTCCTCACAACAAGAGAGATACCCATAATttctcacaataatgcaatttaaaatgtaatgggtacaagaatcatttatgctcactctcacaaagaattcacaatttacacataatgaaccataggcttgcccttagtctAATGCTCCACTAATACCGGAAtaatgaacttaggatcaattaggactttttcgggttgtaatgtaggctaagagaagggtaggaactattttggccaagaatagtgactaacctctctaagcactttaatacactacattaagcatttaaaatcaatctccaacaaccaaattacacctttTCCATCCacccatttcttttatttttttttccatctcttttaagcattttttcacaaacacatggtgggcacatagtttactaccacatgaattaatttttctctttttttcataatCATGGCaaaatttttagcataaattatatcataacaatcaaccacacatcaattatacaccaataaccATTATCTTAggtcatcaatttcacctttttcttcttcaatttctcaaactccttactaaattaattttgtttttcaattaaagcacttaggagctttttttttggatcaaattatggcctatcaaagaaggaattaggctacttatgaggttgccaaagaaaaagctaaaagaTCAATGGGGTTTAACTAAGATAATGCACAAGAGATAGGACAAAGAGaatgtataaaacaaggctatcaaagaaatgcctaaatcatcttctAAACCCGCACTCTATATTTTGCTTCACGCAcacactgggcaagttctagccatcacatgcaacaagaaatatacaaaaatctcacacgcacatggcacatgctcaactcaataggatcatcatagactctcaaccaaacaataacataaattcaaaattaagccacaaAACTAGAGTCAcaaacttgagcctaagagtctcaaaatagcaattcactcattcaacatgcttttataaACAAATTCACTTGCAtcttgtaataaaaaatagcaccaacaagaatatatcACTTATTCccaacctaatttttttttaaattgagccaaaatttgggaatttccccatcccacacttaaaaatctactttttccccaaagtgaaatttttaaaataagatatagaaatattccttgaggcctctaggcgtagctagtagcatcttcacacatAAAGGAGATtcgtgggaccccacactcagtctttgccatacTCTTTAGCCCAAGTTTATGGTAATTAGACTTTCCATTAACCtttgactcaaccaaaaacaaaaactacgtgaaataaaatctaaaaactgaaaataaaacatacctcagcttgggttgcctcctaagaagtgcctaatttagtgtcgcggcaagacccaatcaactttttccttcaccttgaggatataaattttgcCCCCAACattgcatccatctttttgcctcgatcATATGGAGGTGGTACAGATATTAATGAAATGAGTAATGAATGATACATGATAAAGCACTCGGCCTTCAAGTGAGGTGTGCTTTTATGTTTCTTATccgatttaaaatcaagaatataggattcttgttcctcatcttcacactcttccactattttagatgattctacagacaagatatcatctaaacataatgtagaaaaatgcttcgagtgagacccaaccaatcccacttcaaaatttacactatctactacacactcacttttattcaccttctcaattttggtatcaagatcaagatgacaatcaaGTGGCTGCaattcttgtgtttgctccacaCATTGGCTAATATCCttccaatatatttcttttcttagccAATGTAGACATAGTGGCAGTGGCTCCATCATAATTTCCATAATATTAGTTTTCGAGTAATTAGACCTCCTCGAGTTATCCACATCATATTGTAAAGGTTCTGTCCATACACTTTCATAAAAATCTGGAAAAGAAGGCACAAGGTGGTGTCctccacaaaaataacaagaatttCCATCACTCGAAACCTATCTATCTCAGGCTGACATCTTgagaagagtgtgagaaaaatagaaataaaagaaaataaaaaaaaaacaaaaactatttataactcaatatagaaaaactaaaaataagatagttgcctaataacaagtccccggcaacggtgccaaaaacttgacagcgccaaagcgcacacgcaagtgtacgtggtcttatcaagtagtaaagtggcttcaagaaagaccaagtatcgatctcacagggacttgcgttcgccgcctatctaattctagtctaactaattgagaaaaaataagcaAGACGAGtgtttgtaattttataaataaaataaataatgcgtaaaaataaaagtcttggga is from Capsicum annuum cultivar UCD-10X-F1 chromosome 5, UCD10Xv1.1, whole genome shotgun sequence and encodes:
- the LOC124898511 gene encoding uncharacterized protein LOC124898511 gives rise to the protein MKKKNVNDSNKEAPKSKGGNEKEPMVSKEMVDKEGDPKVVENDEFQSYPLPTMKVPPSFPQKLKKKEYNAKFKMFLSKLSNLSINIPLLEAIQEILGYAKLMKKLVSKKYLIDGKTIQSTDGCSAIMTSTIEENKEEPGAFTIPCTIGRHKFERALYDLGASINLMPYVDRFILPTDFIVLDCEIDQDIPIILGRRFLAIRRAIVDMELGEINFWVQDNDVSFQVYKTKIQYIELQVVSVIDLVGIKVNDGSLEDQT